In Tessaracoccus flavus, the following are encoded in one genomic region:
- a CDS encoding SulP family inorganic anion transporter: MVDDTRREAPRNTPAESWRFARVAAAQRVVGLRDLVPGPGDYRGVGKSWSKDLVAGVTVGVVALPLALGFGVASGMGAAAGIVTAVVAGLVAAVFGGSHLQVSGPTGAMTVVLLPVIAQHGVGSVPLLAILAGIIVVAAGVAGLGRAVDIIPAPVVEGFTMGIGVIIAVQQVPLLLGTEAVRHESTVVSSWLTAVQTDWAGAWAPLTVGALVLVIAAALTRFARKLPAALIAITVATVVVELTGLEVERIGSLPAGLPLPQLPTVSIGLVQQLAAPALAVAALAALESLLSARVADGMRPDLTRTRPDRELVGQGLANVASGLFGGLPATGAIARTAVNVRSGARTRLGSISHALVLLVIVLVLSPVVERIPLAALAGVLVGTALRMIDVSLASRMVRATRADRNTFLLTLACTVALDLIAAVLLGVLMAGAMSLRHMASYSVVRRQSLPVDTRAGRVDIPTDAEWLRPLLGMVRVDGALFYGDARRFIREVTSKERAAIIIRCHRLQVMDASGAFALKESIEEMERRGVVVVVQGMTESQIRTALLLEAMRPEQHFHELPDAIAAVRDALAPTHGPVAGRG, encoded by the coding sequence ATGGTCGACGACACCCGGCGCGAAGCCCCCCGCAACACACCAGCCGAGTCCTGGCGCTTTGCCAGGGTGGCCGCCGCACAGCGAGTCGTCGGGCTCCGGGACCTCGTGCCGGGCCCGGGCGACTACCGCGGAGTCGGCAAGTCGTGGTCGAAGGATCTGGTGGCGGGCGTCACCGTCGGCGTCGTGGCGCTGCCGCTGGCGCTCGGCTTCGGCGTCGCCTCTGGGATGGGCGCTGCCGCGGGAATCGTCACTGCCGTCGTGGCCGGCCTTGTGGCGGCAGTGTTCGGCGGGTCCCACCTGCAGGTGTCGGGCCCGACCGGCGCGATGACCGTCGTGCTGCTCCCCGTCATCGCCCAGCACGGGGTCGGATCCGTGCCGTTGCTCGCCATCCTGGCCGGGATCATCGTGGTGGCCGCCGGAGTAGCTGGTCTCGGCCGCGCTGTCGACATCATCCCGGCGCCGGTCGTCGAGGGCTTCACCATGGGCATCGGCGTGATCATCGCGGTCCAACAGGTGCCACTTCTTCTGGGCACCGAGGCGGTTCGGCACGAGTCGACGGTGGTGTCGAGCTGGCTGACGGCCGTCCAGACAGACTGGGCCGGGGCCTGGGCTCCGTTGACCGTCGGAGCGCTGGTGCTGGTGATCGCTGCGGCGCTGACCAGGTTCGCGCGCAAGCTGCCGGCCGCGCTCATCGCGATCACGGTGGCGACGGTCGTCGTCGAGCTGACCGGGCTCGAGGTCGAGAGGATCGGGTCGCTTCCCGCCGGGTTGCCGCTGCCCCAGCTGCCTACGGTGTCGATCGGCCTCGTCCAGCAACTCGCGGCACCTGCGCTGGCAGTAGCTGCCCTCGCCGCTCTTGAGTCGCTCCTCTCCGCTCGAGTCGCCGACGGCATGCGCCCCGACCTCACCCGGACCAGGCCCGACCGCGAACTGGTCGGGCAGGGTCTGGCGAACGTCGCGTCCGGCCTCTTCGGAGGGCTGCCCGCCACCGGCGCCATCGCCCGCACCGCGGTCAACGTCCGCTCCGGGGCCCGCACCAGGCTGGGATCGATCAGCCACGCGCTTGTGCTGCTGGTCATCGTGTTGGTCCTCTCCCCGGTCGTGGAACGGATTCCCCTGGCTGCCCTGGCTGGCGTACTGGTGGGCACCGCCTTGCGAATGATCGACGTCAGCCTCGCCAGCCGCATGGTGCGGGCCACCAGGGCGGACCGCAACACCTTCCTACTCACGCTGGCCTGCACCGTCGCCCTCGACCTCATCGCCGCCGTCCTTCTCGGCGTTCTCATGGCGGGGGCCATGAGCCTCAGGCACATGGCGTCGTATTCGGTGGTCCGGCGGCAGTCGCTCCCCGTCGACACCCGGGCCGGGCGCGTCGACATCCCCACCGACGCCGAGTGGCTGCGTCCGCTGCTGGGCATGGTGCGGGTGGACGGCGCGCTGTTCTACGGCGACGCGAGGAGGTTCATCCGAGAGGTCACCAGCAAGGAACGCGCCGCCATCATCATCCGCTGCCACCGACTGCAGGTGATGGACGCCTCCGGGGCGTTCGCGCTGAAGGAATCCATCGAGGAGATGGAGCGCCGAGGCGTGGTGGTCGTGGTGCAGGGGATGACCGAATCCCAGATCCGCACGGCCCTACTCCTTGAGGCCATGCGCCCCGAACAGCACTTCCACGAGCTGCCCGACGCGATCGCCGCCGTCCGCGACGCCCTTGCCCCCACCCATGGACCCGTGGCAGGCCGCGGGTGA
- a CDS encoding class I SAM-dependent methyltransferase, whose amino-acid sequence MRDVVDDLIWDEAPKEASAVALLDAPALVEDALTLTDDVRVFCDDWRDAALVPSELLVEHPTDLAGVDLALARLPKSLAALDEQAALVQGAQDVTFVGGARIKHMNLTMNEVLGKHFTAVAASLGRSKSRVLRAWGPNGLESDWPKVRDHDDLGFAVAAHGATFGGTKIDPGSRLLLAALRGAGRTPGLEGEDVLDFGCGNGTLAMWLARDGRTVSARDVSWSAVAGTVVAAEVNGVEVDATWGDGLADYPDDSFDAIVTNPPFHKGFAKDSADTLAMFDDAARVLRPGGQLWCVFNSHLPWRKELNVRVGRTQVALQDPHYTATVTVARA is encoded by the coding sequence ATGCGAGACGTGGTGGACGACCTGATCTGGGACGAAGCGCCGAAGGAGGCCAGCGCGGTCGCGCTGCTGGATGCCCCCGCGCTGGTCGAGGACGCACTCACCCTCACCGACGATGTGAGGGTCTTCTGCGACGACTGGCGCGACGCCGCGCTCGTGCCCTCGGAGCTCCTTGTTGAACACCCGACGGATCTGGCCGGCGTCGATCTCGCCCTCGCCCGCCTACCGAAATCGCTGGCCGCGCTCGACGAGCAGGCCGCGCTGGTCCAGGGCGCGCAGGACGTCACGTTCGTGGGCGGGGCCCGCATCAAGCACATGAACCTCACCATGAACGAGGTACTGGGCAAGCACTTCACGGCGGTGGCCGCGAGCCTGGGCCGGTCCAAGTCCCGCGTGCTGCGGGCCTGGGGTCCCAACGGTCTGGAGTCCGACTGGCCCAAGGTGCGCGACCACGACGACCTTGGCTTCGCGGTGGCCGCCCACGGTGCCACGTTCGGCGGCACCAAGATCGATCCAGGCTCGCGCCTGCTGCTCGCCGCCCTCCGCGGGGCCGGGCGCACCCCCGGGTTGGAGGGCGAGGACGTGCTCGATTTCGGCTGCGGCAACGGCACCCTCGCGATGTGGCTGGCGCGCGACGGCCGCACCGTGTCCGCGCGGGACGTGAGCTGGTCCGCGGTCGCGGGCACCGTCGTCGCGGCCGAGGTGAACGGCGTGGAGGTGGACGCCACCTGGGGCGACGGCCTGGCTGACTACCCGGATGATTCCTTCGACGCCATCGTCACCAACCCCCCGTTCCACAAGGGTTTCGCCAAGGACTCCGCCGACACCCTCGCCATGTTCGACGACGCCGCCCGCGTGCTTCGCCCGGGCGGCCAGCTCTGGTGCGTCTTCAACTCGCACCTGCCGTGGCGCAAGGAGCTCAATGTCCGCGTCGGTCGGACCCAGGTGGCGCTTCAGGACCCGCACTACACGGCAACCGTCACCGTCGCGCGCGCCTGA
- a CDS encoding histidine phosphatase family protein — protein sequence MTDDDRTQLWIVRHGATEWSESGQHTSVTDLGLLEKGRANAEKVGRRLADVEFGMVLSSPRLRAIQTAELAGFDDVTIDDDLVEWAYGPGEGLTSPEIREQIPGWRIWTHGAPKLDREGYEPGETKEHVAERLGRVVERVRSSGHRRVLAFGHGHAMRALAMVWLDAPVEFAAHFPLQTGTLCVLGYEKENPAIVRWNAEV from the coding sequence ATGACCGACGACGACCGCACTCAGCTCTGGATCGTGCGCCACGGCGCGACGGAATGGTCCGAGAGCGGACAACACACGAGCGTGACCGACCTGGGGCTCCTGGAGAAGGGCCGCGCCAACGCGGAAAAGGTGGGCAGACGGCTCGCTGACGTCGAATTCGGCATGGTGCTGAGCAGCCCGCGACTGCGCGCCATCCAGACCGCGGAGCTGGCAGGCTTCGACGACGTCACGATCGACGACGACCTCGTCGAGTGGGCCTACGGTCCCGGCGAGGGTCTGACCTCCCCCGAGATCCGCGAGCAGATCCCGGGCTGGCGCATCTGGACCCACGGAGCGCCGAAGCTGGACCGCGAAGGCTACGAGCCGGGCGAGACGAAGGAGCACGTCGCTGAGCGGCTGGGCCGGGTGGTCGAGCGCGTGCGGTCCTCCGGGCATCGACGGGTGCTCGCCTTCGGCCACGGCCACGCGATGCGCGCCCTGGCGATGGTCTGGCTCGACGCGCCCGTCGAGTTCGCCGCGCACTTCCCACTCCAGACCGGCACGCTGTGCGTGCTGGGCTACGAGAAGGAGAACCCGGCGATCGTCCGGTGGAACGCTGAAGTCTGA
- a CDS encoding serine hydrolase domain-containing protein has product MRERRRLWPRVLVGVIVVIIIALLGGYWYARPLLLTGTGYAAHNECALRTIGGRSNVEADLPSNPLVPYLRTTDDEASVRASVLGVLAVQRAHAAEGYGCTVGAQAPELPEPTRVLDSNPVLTRALVPPPADLESAINRAFGDDLDHDAKAALGTRAVVVLHEGRLVAERYADGFTEFSPQLGWSMAKSATNLLVGRLVHDGVVDIDEPLEMGWADDASGAITLDDLLRMRSGLAWDETYDLGTPITSMLYLQRDMGAFAAGQPQEHPVGTVQEYSSGSTNIVCKALVQATGQGADLPRSELFAPLGLSRAVWEPDGAGVPVCSSYLWATPREFAVLGQFALDDGVVGGERLLPEGWIAESTTAEPVVEAEDSGYGSSWWVNLRPDGTLSKPNLPADAYWMQGHDGQRTYVVPSADLVVVRMGFSPDAPDLRADQLVIDLVSVLG; this is encoded by the coding sequence GTGAGGGAGCGTCGACGTCTGTGGCCACGCGTCCTGGTGGGTGTGATCGTTGTGATCATCATCGCCCTGCTGGGCGGGTACTGGTACGCGCGCCCTCTGCTCCTCACCGGAACGGGGTATGCCGCCCACAACGAGTGCGCGCTACGGACGATCGGTGGTCGCAGCAACGTCGAGGCCGACCTTCCCTCCAACCCCCTCGTGCCGTACCTGCGCACCACCGACGACGAGGCCTCGGTCCGCGCCAGCGTGCTCGGTGTGCTCGCCGTGCAGCGGGCCCACGCCGCGGAGGGATACGGCTGCACCGTCGGTGCCCAGGCGCCAGAACTGCCGGAGCCCACGCGCGTCCTGGATTCCAACCCCGTGCTCACCAGAGCCCTCGTCCCACCCCCGGCTGACCTTGAGAGCGCCATCAACAGGGCTTTCGGCGACGACCTCGACCACGACGCGAAAGCCGCGCTGGGCACCCGCGCCGTCGTCGTCCTCCACGAAGGCCGCCTCGTGGCTGAGCGCTACGCCGACGGCTTCACTGAGTTCTCCCCCCAACTCGGCTGGTCGATGGCGAAGAGCGCGACGAACCTGCTGGTGGGCCGACTGGTACACGACGGCGTGGTCGACATCGACGAGCCACTCGAGATGGGCTGGGCCGACGACGCGAGTGGGGCGATCACCCTCGATGATCTGCTGCGCATGCGCAGCGGGCTGGCCTGGGACGAGACCTACGACCTCGGCACGCCGATCACCTCGATGCTGTACCTGCAGCGCGACATGGGCGCCTTCGCGGCCGGTCAACCGCAGGAGCACCCAGTCGGAACCGTGCAGGAGTACTCGAGCGGCAGCACCAACATCGTCTGCAAGGCCCTCGTCCAGGCCACCGGCCAGGGCGCGGACCTGCCCCGTTCCGAGCTGTTCGCCCCGCTCGGGCTGAGCCGCGCCGTCTGGGAGCCCGACGGTGCGGGCGTGCCCGTGTGCAGCTCCTACCTGTGGGCAACCCCCCGCGAGTTCGCGGTCCTGGGCCAGTTCGCGCTCGACGACGGCGTCGTCGGCGGGGAACGGCTGCTCCCCGAGGGCTGGATCGCCGAGTCGACGACGGCCGAACCCGTCGTCGAGGCCGAGGACTCCGGATACGGGTCGTCGTGGTGGGTGAACCTGCGCCCCGACGGCACTCTGTCGAAGCCCAATCTTCCCGCCGACGCCTACTGGATGCAGGGCCACGACGGCCAGCGCACCTATGTGGTGCCGTCGGCGGACCTCGTGGTGGTGCGGATGGGCTTCAGCCCGGACGCGCCCGACCTCCGCGCCGACCAGTTGGTGATCGACCTCGTCTCGGTCCTCGGCTGA
- a CDS encoding glycoside hydrolase family 10 protein, whose product MRKLLTVLIAGVLAAATLQPMPAAAAPASQWRSLWVDAFNPGLSSPQRITQVVADAKAANVNTLLVQTARRFDCFCNNSTYPRSSTIATPAPFDPLAEVIRQGHAAGLKVHAWFNVGTLWNSATAPPNPAHVYNTHGPTATGSNRWLDKRYDGVEIVGNNSYIDLGNPAAVDYIVAGVNSIVRNYEVDGINLDYIRYPDRSGTIAGNDWGYSLTSLQRFRAATGRTGTPLPSDAQFSQWRRDQVTNVVRRISQTVAAADPSAALSVNGISYGTGPSATKTWQQTDTYTGVLQDWYGWTRAKLIDAVVLMNYKRQHDTAQAAMFTSWNQFLVRVKSETGRHMISGTALYLNTIPNSVLQAQLVTSAGLGWSGYSYANASQAAAASTSTTVKASERRALTAALKASVFPTPSSVPEMTWKPDADVYSTPGYHQVNGREWRTTCEPYSQTVRCRTEIWATIVVYDGGVYIKTNKWAFNNLTYLPYMTRDAWGTNPLAVDSEGSVFISSGRQWKTECDTALTGPNACRSFIYVYGVVQSVQNPDGTWRYYRTNMWVFNNIVRFKV is encoded by the coding sequence ATGAGAAAGCTGTTGACCGTCCTCATCGCGGGGGTGCTGGCCGCAGCCACGCTTCAACCGATGCCGGCCGCTGCGGCCCCGGCGTCGCAGTGGCGTTCGCTGTGGGTTGACGCGTTCAACCCGGGCTTGTCCTCGCCGCAACGGATCACCCAGGTGGTGGCCGACGCGAAGGCCGCGAACGTCAACACACTGCTGGTGCAGACGGCGCGCCGCTTCGACTGCTTCTGCAACAACTCGACCTACCCCCGTAGCTCGACGATCGCCACGCCCGCGCCGTTCGACCCGCTGGCCGAGGTGATCCGTCAGGGTCACGCCGCCGGGCTCAAGGTGCACGCCTGGTTCAACGTCGGCACGCTGTGGAACAGCGCCACCGCACCGCCCAACCCCGCGCACGTCTACAACACCCACGGCCCGACCGCCACCGGCAGTAACCGCTGGCTCGACAAGCGCTACGACGGTGTCGAGATCGTCGGAAACAACAGCTACATCGACCTGGGCAACCCGGCCGCGGTCGACTACATCGTCGCGGGCGTCAACTCGATCGTGCGGAACTACGAGGTCGACGGCATCAACCTCGACTACATCCGCTACCCCGACCGCAGCGGCACCATCGCAGGCAACGACTGGGGCTACTCCCTCACATCCCTGCAGAGGTTCCGTGCCGCCACCGGCCGGACCGGCACGCCCCTGCCATCAGATGCGCAGTTCTCGCAGTGGCGTCGCGACCAGGTGACCAATGTGGTGCGCCGCATCAGCCAGACGGTCGCCGCTGCTGACCCCTCGGCGGCGCTGTCGGTCAACGGGATCTCGTACGGCACCGGGCCGTCAGCAACGAAGACCTGGCAGCAAACCGACACCTACACTGGCGTGCTTCAGGACTGGTACGGCTGGACCCGGGCCAAGCTCATCGACGCCGTCGTGCTGATGAACTACAAGCGCCAGCACGACACCGCTCAGGCGGCGATGTTCACCTCGTGGAATCAATTCCTGGTCCGCGTCAAGAGTGAGACCGGCCGCCACATGATCTCCGGCACCGCGCTCTACCTCAACACCATCCCGAACTCCGTGCTGCAGGCGCAGCTGGTCACCTCCGCGGGACTCGGCTGGTCGGGCTACAGCTATGCCAACGCCAGTCAGGCTGCGGCCGCGTCGACCTCGACGACGGTGAAGGCCTCCGAACGGCGGGCGCTGACTGCGGCCCTGAAGGCGAGCGTCTTCCCGACTCCGAGCTCGGTGCCCGAAATGACGTGGAAGCCCGACGCCGACGTGTACTCGACCCCCGGCTACCACCAGGTCAACGGCCGCGAGTGGCGCACCACGTGCGAGCCCTACTCCCAGACCGTGCGGTGCCGCACCGAGATCTGGGCGACGATCGTCGTCTACGACGGCGGCGTGTATATCAAGACCAACAAGTGGGCGTTCAACAACCTCACGTACCTGCCGTACATGACAAGGGACGCGTGGGGCACCAACCCGCTCGCCGTGGACTCCGAGGGCTCGGTGTTCATCTCGTCGGGTCGCCAATGGAAGACGGAATGCGACACCGCCCTGACCGGTCCCAACGCGTGCCGGAGCTTCATCTACGTCTACGGCGTGGTGCAGTCGGTGCAGAACCCCGACGGCACCTGGCGCTACTACCGGACCAACATGTGGGTGTTCAACAACATCGTCCGCTTCAAGGTCTGA
- the serB gene encoding phosphoserine phosphatase SerB, translating to MQIRVTMASQGPIPTSLVSLVPTPEYVISDQTPYGHRTSILTSHDDPDALRTALRAFAGNVAVAVITGPLALQRAKLLLMDVDSTLTTTEAIDLLADHAGVGEKVAEITGRAMRGELDFTSSLTERVATLDGLPTSVFDEVAAAMTLSDGAEELIRTAQSAGAKVGVTSGGFTQLVAPLAQRLGLDFYNANDLETVTADGVERLTGRCVGSVVDRDQKARDLLRFAHDNSIDPALTVAVGDGANDLAMFAAAGLSVAYCAKPVTAAKADVSLNFPRLDAVAPFAFAGY from the coding sequence ATGCAGATTCGCGTCACCATGGCATCGCAGGGACCCATCCCCACGTCCCTGGTGTCGCTGGTCCCCACGCCCGAGTACGTGATCTCCGACCAGACGCCCTACGGCCACCGCACCAGCATCCTCACCTCCCACGATGATCCCGACGCCCTGCGCACCGCTCTGCGCGCCTTCGCCGGGAATGTCGCGGTGGCCGTCATCACCGGACCACTGGCGCTGCAGCGCGCCAAGCTTCTCCTCATGGATGTCGACTCCACGCTCACCACCACCGAGGCCATCGATCTGCTGGCCGATCATGCGGGGGTCGGAGAAAAGGTGGCCGAAATCACCGGGCGCGCGATGCGCGGCGAACTCGACTTCACCAGCTCCCTGACCGAACGCGTCGCCACCCTCGACGGGCTGCCAACGAGCGTGTTTGACGAGGTGGCCGCAGCCATGACGCTCTCCGACGGCGCGGAGGAACTCATCCGCACCGCCCAGTCCGCTGGCGCCAAAGTGGGCGTCACCTCGGGCGGCTTCACGCAACTGGTCGCTCCGCTCGCCCAGCGGCTCGGCCTGGACTTCTACAACGCCAACGATCTGGAGACCGTCACCGCCGACGGCGTGGAGCGCCTGACCGGCAGGTGCGTCGGGAGCGTCGTCGACCGGGACCAGAAGGCGCGGGACCTGTTGCGCTTCGCCCACGACAACTCGATCGACCCGGCGCTCACCGTCGCAGTCGGCGACGGCGCCAACGACCTGGCGATGTTCGCCGCCGCGGGGCTTTCGGTCGCGTACTGCGCCAAGCCCGTCACCGCCGCCAAGGCCGACGTGTCGCTCAACTTCCCGCGCCTCGACGCCGTCGCCCCCTTCGCCTTCGCCGGCTACTGA
- a CDS encoding YfbM family protein, protein MGMLATFTPIPAGCVDDVVEDPSLIERDYADVAVDCDKAWQGIHFLLTGSDWEGDPPLSLMIMGGRELTDDGVRLLSSDEVQQVAATLPMEEVLRARFDPQRMNQLDIYPGIWSEGDAACDYLLEHYGPLADLFRDAAGRGDAIAISIA, encoded by the coding sequence ATGGGAATGCTCGCGACATTCACCCCGATCCCGGCTGGCTGCGTCGACGACGTGGTCGAGGACCCGAGCCTGATCGAGCGGGACTACGCCGACGTTGCCGTTGACTGTGACAAAGCCTGGCAGGGCATCCACTTCCTGCTCACCGGCTCCGACTGGGAGGGAGACCCGCCGCTCAGCCTCATGATCATGGGCGGCCGGGAACTGACCGACGACGGAGTGCGGCTCCTGTCGTCGGACGAGGTGCAGCAGGTGGCGGCCACTCTTCCCATGGAGGAGGTGCTTCGCGCCCGGTTCGACCCGCAGCGCATGAACCAGCTCGACATCTATCCCGGCATCTGGAGCGAGGGCGACGCCGCCTGCGACTACCTGCTCGAGCACTACGGACCTCTCGCCGACCTCTTCCGCGACGCAGCCGGCCGGGGCGACGCGATCGCGATCTCGATCGCCTGA
- a CDS encoding lycopene cyclase family protein codes for MSSSFDVAVVGLGPAGRALASACLVRGMRVLAVDPRIEGRWTPTYGIWGDELGALPESVIRERVVHPELRAHGRYPLRRDYLVLDNAALQAALPLAGAELRQARLTDDDVTALLSEARVVVDARGARPNGSRPDDPAPAQTAYGIVVEAAAAAPALDGAAGLLMDWRTDWADDDAPAPPTFLYAIPVGNGRILLEETCLAAAPGLPIEELKRRLRRRLLHRGVAPDAIDHPLEREVVRIPMRGRGEPAPAGVLAVGTAGRGGNIVTGYSVAHALKRAETLADELAAGRALRSADPIGPTDLFREMGLRALLRLDTPGTLALFEAFGRIPTASQREFMSRDASAAGLARAMWGMFVRMPVRAKGALVAATLGPA; via the coding sequence GTGAGCAGTTCGTTCGATGTCGCGGTGGTCGGCCTGGGGCCAGCCGGGCGGGCACTCGCGTCGGCCTGCCTCGTCCGCGGGATGCGCGTGCTGGCCGTCGACCCACGGATTGAAGGCCGCTGGACGCCCACCTACGGGATCTGGGGCGACGAGTTGGGGGCACTGCCCGAGAGCGTGATTCGTGAGCGCGTCGTGCATCCCGAGCTGCGGGCGCACGGGCGCTATCCGCTCCGCCGCGACTACCTCGTCCTCGACAACGCCGCACTCCAGGCCGCCCTGCCGTTGGCCGGCGCCGAACTCAGACAAGCGCGCCTGACCGACGACGACGTCACTGCCCTGCTCAGCGAGGCACGTGTCGTCGTCGACGCCCGGGGCGCGCGACCGAACGGGTCCAGGCCCGACGACCCCGCTCCCGCGCAGACCGCGTACGGCATCGTCGTCGAGGCCGCCGCCGCTGCCCCGGCTCTCGACGGGGCCGCCGGTCTGCTGATGGACTGGCGCACCGACTGGGCGGACGACGACGCTCCCGCTCCCCCGACCTTCCTCTACGCGATCCCCGTGGGCAACGGGCGGATCCTGCTCGAGGAGACCTGCCTGGCCGCAGCTCCAGGGCTACCCATCGAAGAGCTGAAGCGCCGGTTGCGGCGGCGACTCCTCCACCGAGGCGTCGCCCCCGACGCGATCGACCATCCGCTGGAGCGTGAGGTGGTCCGCATCCCCATGCGGGGGCGGGGCGAGCCGGCGCCGGCCGGTGTGCTGGCGGTGGGCACCGCCGGACGAGGCGGCAACATCGTCACGGGCTACTCGGTGGCCCACGCGCTCAAGCGCGCTGAGACCCTCGCCGACGAGCTCGCCGCAGGCAGAGCGCTCCGCTCCGCGGACCCGATCGGGCCGACGGATCTGTTCCGCGAGATGGGGCTGCGAGCCCTGCTGCGGCTCGACACCCCCGGGACACTCGCGCTGTTCGAGGCTTTCGGCCGGATCCCGACGGCGTCCCAGCGGGAGTTCATGTCGCGCGACGCCAGCGCGGCCGGCCTCGCAAGGGCGATGTGGGGCATGTTCGTACGCATGCCCGTGCGGGCCAAGGGGGCCCTGGTCGCCGCGACCCTCGGCCCCGCCTAG
- a CDS encoding S1C family serine protease, which yields MSNEQMGNQNPHPWSREGWSGQSARPEGPSYPTSSPSRPVFQPSAPPVGQQGQPQSDPSRGTWQQPRPEQYGPQRPSQPQPGGSWYDAPPQYRPAPQPATTQKPAKRRTGLAGMLAVAVLAGGIGGGTGVTVTKMLEDQPTATATTTSAGPQGTTTEVVQADPANPNWTVVAEAAADSVVAIQVMGNGSGGQGSGVVIDNEGHIVTNNHVIAGSGQGATITVLLGTTSYEAEVVGSDPSTDLAVIKFVDPPAELSVMSYGDVDTLNVGDPVMAIGNPLGLADTVTTGIISALDRPVTTRAVGNTTMAQGDDVVVTAAIQTNAAINPGNSGGALVNGSGELIGITSSIAALPSAGSAQAGNIGIGFAIGADQVKYVADQLIETGVAKHPRIGVSASDIRTTGQVGAEVATVVDGSPAAEAGIQVGDLITAVDGKPVMNMESLVALVRAGQVGQEMKITVQRGGQEQELTVIPIAASR from the coding sequence ATGAGCAACGAGCAGATGGGAAACCAGAACCCGCACCCCTGGAGCCGCGAAGGCTGGTCCGGGCAGAGTGCGCGCCCTGAGGGACCGTCGTACCCCACCTCGTCGCCGTCCAGACCCGTCTTCCAGCCCTCGGCTCCTCCCGTCGGACAGCAGGGCCAGCCCCAGTCCGATCCGAGCCGCGGAACCTGGCAACAGCCGCGGCCCGAGCAGTACGGCCCGCAGCGGCCGTCGCAGCCGCAGCCTGGCGGGTCCTGGTACGACGCTCCGCCGCAGTACCGGCCCGCGCCGCAGCCCGCCACTACTCAGAAGCCGGCCAAGCGCCGCACGGGGCTGGCCGGCATGTTGGCGGTCGCCGTTCTGGCGGGCGGCATCGGCGGCGGCACGGGAGTGACCGTCACCAAGATGCTGGAGGACCAGCCGACGGCGACCGCCACGACCACGAGCGCAGGCCCCCAGGGCACCACCACCGAGGTGGTCCAGGCCGATCCGGCAAACCCGAACTGGACCGTCGTCGCTGAGGCGGCGGCCGACTCCGTCGTGGCCATCCAGGTGATGGGCAACGGTTCGGGGGGCCAGGGCTCGGGCGTCGTCATCGACAACGAGGGCCACATCGTCACCAACAACCACGTCATCGCCGGCAGCGGGCAGGGCGCGACCATCACCGTCCTCCTGGGCACCACCTCCTACGAAGCGGAGGTTGTCGGCAGCGACCCATCGACCGACCTGGCGGTCATCAAGTTCGTCGACCCGCCGGCCGAACTCTCTGTCATGAGCTACGGCGATGTCGACACCCTCAACGTCGGCGACCCCGTCATGGCCATCGGCAACCCGCTGGGGCTGGCCGACACCGTCACCACCGGCATCATCTCTGCCCTCGACCGCCCGGTCACCACGCGCGCCGTCGGCAACACGACGATGGCGCAGGGCGACGACGTGGTGGTCACCGCCGCCATCCAGACCAACGCCGCGATCAACCCCGGCAACTCCGGCGGCGCTCTGGTCAACGGCTCGGGTGAGCTCATCGGCATCACGAGTTCGATTGCGGCGCTGCCGTCGGCCGGCAGCGCTCAGGCCGGCAATATCGGGATCGGGTTCGCCATCGGCGCTGACCAGGTCAAGTACGTCGCCGACCAGCTCATCGAGACCGGGGTGGCGAAGCACCCCCGGATCGGGGTCAGCGCGAGCGACATCCGCACCACCGGCCAGGTCGGCGCCGAGGTGGCGACCGTGGTCGACGGTTCGCCCGCCGCCGAGGCCGGCATCCAGGTCGGAGACCTCATCACCGCCGTCGACGGCAAGCCGGTGATGAATATGGAATCGCTGGTCGCGCTCGTGCGCGCAGGCCAGGTAGGCCAGGAGATGAAGATCACCGTGCAGCGTGGCGGGCAGGAGCAGGAGCTCACTGTCATTCCCATCGCCGCCTCCCGCTGA